One part of the Nitrospirota bacterium genome encodes these proteins:
- a CDS encoding hydrolase has protein sequence MEKFLLDRDNSALLIIDIQERLAAVMKAKEPVVQNCIHLIELAKMLGIPVIVTEQYPKGLGQTVEEIRSSLAEYRPVEKMTFSCCDEPAFLDAIRKLNRKTLIVTGMETHICVLQTSLGLILNGFNVHLVKDAVCSRAKENWKTACGFMRDAGAAITCTEAVLFQVLKIAGTEEFKSVAKRIK, from the coding sequence ATGGAAAAGTTTCTCCTTGACCGTGATAATTCCGCACTGCTGATCATAGACATCCAGGAAAGGCTTGCTGCGGTAATGAAAGCTAAGGAACCTGTCGTACAAAACTGTATTCATCTCATCGAACTCGCAAAGATGCTCGGGATACCGGTCATTGTGACCGAGCAGTATCCGAAGGGTCTCGGGCAGACTGTCGAAGAGATCAGGAGTTCACTTGCAGAATACCGGCCTGTTGAAAAAATGACGTTCAGTTGCTGCGACGAGCCGGCATTTCTGGATGCGATACGGAAATTGAACAGAAAAACCCTTATTGTCACGGGCATGGAAACACATATCTGCGTTCTTCAGACATCACTCGGACTGATCCTGAACGGATTTAATGTACACCTCGTTAAGGATGCGGTCTGTTCACGGGCAAAAGAAAACTGGAAGACCGCATGCGGTTTCATGCGGGATGCAGGCGCGGCAATAACCTGCACCGAGGCAGTCCTGTTTCAGGTGCTGAAAATCGCCGGGACTGAGGAATTCAAATCTGTCGCAAAAAGGATCAAGTGA
- a CDS encoding nitroreductase family protein: MTASDSVFHANETLMTIKNRHSIRSFAKKEVPDHLLSMLLRAANEAPSAHNQQPWRFIIMKSAKKQELAQLVTAKSNEFPKPASALLRMAARSIISAPVVIAVANTGELMERGTQLFRIEQDMARDFFRTMEIQSSAAAVENLLLAATSLGLATVWLGILFLLKDEVLNFLGEPKGEFMAVIPVGYAERSGSGPQKQPVEMKVRYLE, translated from the coding sequence ATGACAGCAAGTGATTCAGTCTTTCATGCCAATGAGACGTTGATGACCATCAAGAACCGCCACAGCATCCGTTCCTTCGCAAAGAAGGAAGTGCCTGATCATCTGCTGAGCATGCTTCTTCGGGCTGCCAATGAAGCGCCTTCAGCGCATAACCAGCAGCCGTGGAGGTTCATTATCATGAAAAGCGCGAAGAAGCAGGAACTGGCACAGCTTGTTACCGCGAAATCGAACGAATTTCCAAAACCCGCTTCAGCCCTGCTGCGGATGGCTGCACGGAGCATAATAAGCGCTCCTGTGGTGATTGCGGTCGCCAATACCGGTGAGCTGATGGAACGCGGAACTCAGCTTTTCAGGATCGAGCAGGACATGGCGAGGGATTTTTTCCGTACCATGGAGATTCAGAGTTCTGCCGCTGCGGTGGAGAATCTTCTGCTTGCGGCCACTTCTCTCGGTCTCGCGACTGTCTGGCTCGGGATACTCTTCCTTCTCAAGGACGAGGTCCTCAATTTTCTCGGCGAGCCAAAGGGAGAGTTCATGGCGGTTATTCCCGTTGGCTATGCGGAACGATCCGGAAGCGGCCCCCAAAAGCAGCCGGTCGAAATGAAAGTCAGATATCTGGAATAG
- a CDS encoding prenyltransferase — MSAESLSRQQSYIIGTRLPFVAASVLPAILGSVWCWAYGNGFFLLNAFLGISGVLFLHLGANTLNDYFDWDESDRINRFPTPFSGGSRSRLERILTRKTFLHMSLIFFLLAGASGILLILSGRPLVLLIGTIGGLCGILYSMKPFSFQSRGLGEIIIFLAFGPLITLGMGYINFGVFRPEYFLIGAPNGFVVANILWINEFPDYEADRNAGKRNLVVRIGTSGARYGYIILESLFYLSVLLLVYLRLYPVWSLAILVSLPMAIKASQHMWKHHADPVAIIPAQAGTIKFQMITAVLTIFSFAVDKFIR; from the coding sequence ATGTCTGCTGAAAGTCTCTCAAGACAACAGTCATATATCATCGGCACCAGACTCCCGTTTGTGGCTGCTTCTGTCCTGCCCGCCATATTGGGTTCTGTGTGGTGCTGGGCGTACGGAAACGGATTTTTCCTGCTCAACGCCTTTTTGGGGATTTCGGGCGTGCTGTTTCTGCATCTCGGCGCGAATACCCTCAATGACTATTTTGACTGGGACGAAAGCGACAGAATCAACCGCTTCCCTACGCCGTTCAGCGGAGGAAGCAGGAGCCGTCTCGAACGCATCCTGACCAGAAAAACGTTTCTCCATATGTCGCTGATATTCTTCCTTCTGGCGGGAGCATCAGGCATCCTGCTCATTCTGTCTGGCCGGCCGCTGGTCTTGCTGATCGGGACAATCGGCGGTCTCTGCGGGATACTGTATTCGATGAAGCCGTTCTCTTTTCAGTCACGGGGACTGGGGGAAATCATCATATTTCTTGCGTTTGGCCCCCTCATCACCCTTGGAATGGGATATATCAATTTCGGGGTATTCAGGCCGGAGTATTTCCTTATCGGCGCTCCCAACGGATTTGTGGTGGCAAACATTCTCTGGATCAATGAATTTCCGGATTACGAGGCAGACAGAAATGCCGGGAAAAGGAACCTTGTGGTCCGGATCGGGACATCAGGCGCCCGGTACGGGTATATCATCCTTGAATCGCTTTTTTATCTTTCCGTGCTCCTGCTTGTGTATCTCAGGCTCTATCCTGTCTGGTCGCTTGCAATACTGGTGTCCCTGCCGATGGCAATAAAGGCTTCGCAGCATATGTGGAAGCACCACGCAGATCCTGTGGCGATCATCCCGGCCCAGGCAGGAACGATCAAGTTCCAGATGATCACGGCAGTGCTTACCATTTTTTCATTTGCAGTCGATAAATTCATACGGTGA
- a CDS encoding PAS domain S-box protein, with translation MQGMFFFKSIRWKLFLAIFIPAILAILAVLIIINYTFDRIAQDVVEQRDSELARISAARVSETLIRFIKVLEGSLDWEEVRSMKPERLDSAIGKSNNLLNVFDAGIVVYNKEGDVVWYKSRAAGAEKKKASVMNEIATVQSTLRPAFSNIFQDQVSGENVVLIALPIVGRDKKIQGVLAGMCTIKYSIIWAKIVEVLEIKAGYDGYAYLVDGNGKVIYHRYSSQLGIDLAKTLPVMLLKKGSGAVLFDDPKGERVVSGFAPVPSTGWGVITRERWKNIIQPIRSNNAMILGLLATGGIISGTLIFLVIGKILKPIKDLAVGVQRITDGDFNYLVNPKTGDEIETLATHYNTMAVALKRSFNEMKQSLEKQKLVEEMLRTSEKRFSDIMDQAPDAFIIHNTQGQIVYVNKKACHSLGYTREELLSKTIADIDPEEIEKGKDKLWDRVIEGEPAVFESHHQRKEGETFPVEISLGAIYLDHETLILAIANDITGRKKAEQEIQKLNEELEHRVRERTSQLEAANKELEAFSYSVSHDLRAPLRAIDGFTEILMRKYSTKLDDEGKRICSIITGNAQKMGQLIDDILALSRLGRAEMHFSSIDMKNMAHEVYFELATPETRQRIDMQLGDLDKASSDPVLMKQVWVNLISNAIKFTSNREHAVISITSREEEDRTVYCVKDNGAGFDMQYKDKLFGVFQRLHSDQEFPGTGVGLAIIQRLVRRHGGEVWAEGEVDKGAEFCFSLPK, from the coding sequence ATGCAAGGAATGTTTTTCTTCAAAAGCATCAGATGGAAGTTGTTCCTCGCTATTTTTATCCCGGCAATACTTGCGATTCTGGCTGTGCTTATTATTATTAATTATACTTTTGACCGTATAGCCCAAGATGTTGTCGAGCAGAGGGATTCTGAGTTGGCAAGGATATCAGCTGCCCGGGTCTCTGAAACCCTTATTCGGTTTATTAAGGTTCTCGAAGGCAGTTTAGACTGGGAAGAGGTGCGTTCTATGAAACCTGAACGTCTCGATTCAGCAATAGGAAAATCAAATAATCTGCTCAATGTTTTCGATGCCGGAATAGTAGTCTACAACAAAGAAGGGGATGTTGTTTGGTATAAGTCGAGAGCTGCCGGAGCAGAGAAAAAGAAAGCTTCTGTTATGAACGAAATCGCTACAGTGCAGAGTACACTACGACCCGCCTTCTCGAATATTTTTCAGGATCAAGTTTCTGGCGAAAATGTAGTCCTGATTGCATTACCGATCGTCGGAAGGGATAAGAAGATCCAAGGAGTTTTGGCAGGGATGTGTACCATTAAATACTCCATAATCTGGGCTAAGATCGTCGAAGTACTTGAGATTAAAGCAGGTTATGATGGCTATGCCTATTTAGTGGATGGCAATGGCAAAGTTATTTACCATCGCTACAGCTCTCAGTTGGGCATCGACCTAGCAAAAACTTTACCAGTCATGCTTTTAAAGAAAGGAAGCGGTGCTGTCCTTTTTGATGATCCTAAAGGGGAAAGAGTTGTATCTGGCTTCGCTCCGGTTCCAAGTACTGGTTGGGGAGTTATTACCCGTGAGAGATGGAAAAATATTATTCAGCCTATTCGAAGTAACAACGCTATGATCTTGGGTTTGTTAGCGACGGGAGGTATTATTTCCGGAACACTGATATTTTTGGTCATCGGAAAGATTCTGAAACCTATCAAAGATCTTGCCGTTGGTGTACAGCGGATTACCGACGGAGATTTCAACTATCTTGTAAATCCAAAGACCGGCGATGAAATTGAGACTTTAGCAACGCATTACAACACTATGGCTGTTGCCCTAAAACGCTCCTTTAACGAGATGAAGCAGAGTTTAGAGAAGCAAAAGCTGGTAGAGGAGATGCTGAGAACAAGCGAAAAACGATTTAGTGACATTATGGATCAAGCGCCTGACGCATTTATCATTCACAACACGCAGGGCCAAATAGTTTATGTCAATAAAAAAGCTTGCCATAGCCTCGGCTACACAAGAGAGGAACTTCTTTCAAAAACTATTGCTGATATCGATCCTGAAGAAATTGAGAAGGGTAAAGACAAACTTTGGGATAGGGTGATCGAGGGGGAACCCGCTGTCTTCGAGAGTCATCATCAACGCAAAGAGGGTGAAACATTTCCCGTAGAGATTTCTTTAGGAGCGATTTATTTAGATCATGAAACGTTGATTCTTGCCATCGCAAATGATATCACCGGGCGCAAGAAGGCAGAGCAAGAAATACAAAAGCTGAATGAAGAACTTGAACATCGTGTCAGGGAGCGTACATCTCAGTTAGAAGCTGCAAATAAAGAGCTTGAAGCCTTCTCCTACTCCGTCTCACACGATTTGCGCGCGCCGCTCAGGGCGATCGACGGGTTTACAGAAATCCTCATGAGAAAATACAGCACAAAGCTGGATGACGAAGGAAAGAGGATATGCTCCATAATTACCGGAAATGCACAGAAAATGGGGCAACTTATTGATGATATCCTGGCGTTGTCGCGTCTTGGCCGGGCAGAAATGCATTTTTCCTCAATCGATATGAAGAATATGGCACATGAAGTATATTTTGAACTGGCTACACCGGAAACAAGGCAGCGGATAGATATGCAACTCGGTGATTTGGACAAAGCCAGCAGCGACCCTGTATTAATGAAACAGGTCTGGGTTAACCTGATTTCAAATGCAATCAAATTCACCTCAAACCGAGAGCACGCGGTTATCTCGATTACAAGCAGGGAGGAGGAAGACCGGACAGTGTATTGCGTTAAGGATAACGGAGCCGGGTTCGATATGCAATACAAGGATAAACTTTTCGGAGTGTTCCAGCGCCTGCACAGCGACCAGGAATTTCCTGGAACCGGGGTTGGGCTTGCAATTATACAGAGACTTGTACGCAGGCATGGAGGGGAGGTATGGGCAGAAGGAGAGGTCGATAAAGGAGCAGAGTTCTGTTTCTCTTTGCCGAAATGA
- a CDS encoding nitronate monooxygenase, with protein MPELPPLFIKGKRIFQPIIQGGMGIGVSLSPLASAVAKEGGVGIISSAALDRLVSQRKGRKVNSYEAAYEEVSLSKASGGFTGINIMIALARDYEDSVRGALDAGADFIISGAGLPLGLPAIQDPKDTALIPIVSSARALELICKKWEKLRYRPDAVVLEGPLAGGHLGFKGDQIDLDSNKLENLLPPVLDTARKYGDFPVIVAGGIYTNADIVQFLDMGARGVQMGTRFLVTEESSATREYKQAVLDVQKEDIIIAIDPGSPCGLPFRVIRQSPMYVIAQKKLRIPKCDKGYVLVKDQEGKFTNCLAKYSNEHHFCICNGLLSSAGYNPDKEAPLYTVGTNAYRINAILSVKTLMDELTGKAPAGN; from the coding sequence TTGCCAGAACTGCCACCGCTTTTCATTAAAGGCAAAAGAATTTTCCAGCCCATTATTCAGGGCGGCATGGGGATTGGTGTATCCCTGTCCCCCCTTGCAAGCGCTGTTGCAAAGGAGGGAGGCGTGGGAATCATCTCGAGCGCGGCCCTCGACAGGCTTGTGTCACAACGCAAAGGCAGGAAAGTAAACAGCTATGAGGCTGCGTACGAAGAGGTTTCACTGTCAAAGGCATCGGGAGGTTTTACCGGAATCAATATCATGATCGCCCTTGCGCGGGATTATGAGGATTCGGTCAGGGGAGCTCTGGACGCCGGAGCGGATTTTATAATCTCAGGAGCCGGATTGCCTCTGGGACTCCCTGCCATTCAGGACCCGAAAGATACCGCGCTTATCCCTATCGTATCATCGGCAAGGGCGCTTGAGCTCATATGCAAGAAATGGGAGAAGCTGCGCTACAGACCCGATGCAGTTGTGCTTGAGGGACCGCTTGCAGGCGGGCATCTCGGTTTCAAGGGCGACCAGATAGACCTCGATTCCAATAAGCTGGAGAACCTGCTGCCCCCTGTTCTGGACACCGCACGGAAATATGGTGATTTCCCGGTGATCGTCGCAGGAGGGATTTATACAAATGCCGATATCGTGCAATTCCTCGATATGGGAGCGCGCGGTGTCCAGATGGGCACACGGTTTCTTGTGACCGAGGAGAGCAGTGCGACAAGGGAGTATAAGCAGGCGGTTCTTGATGTGCAGAAGGAAGACATCATTATCGCGATTGACCCCGGTTCTCCCTGCGGACTTCCCTTCCGGGTTATCAGGCAGTCCCCGATGTATGTGATAGCGCAGAAAAAGCTCAGAATACCCAAGTGTGATAAGGGATACGTGCTTGTGAAGGACCAGGAAGGCAAGTTTACCAATTGCCTTGCAAAATACAGCAATGAGCATCATTTCTGCATCTGCAACGGACTTCTGAGCTCTGCGGGTTATAATCCCGATAAGGAGGCCCCTCTCTATACCGTTGGGACAAATGCCTACAGAATCAACGCCATACTCTCTGTGAAAACCCTCATGGACGAACTCACCGGCAAGGCACCGGCAGGGAACTGA
- a CDS encoding NADH-quinone oxidoreductase subunit N, producing MNFQLPDLTPMIPELLLTAFALIVILIDLLVKKKEAIAIISMTGVALIGLSLFGTSGETFGTMFISDSYSTFFKLIFFINVILTILISIKYIAVERMNYGEYYSLILFATIGMMIMASAGDLIVLYLGLELMALSTYILAGFIRHDVKSNEAALKYFLLGAFSSAFLLYGISIVYGLTGTTDLKAIAGFVTERGLTDNMSLLLSVIFLVVAFGFKIAAAPFHMWAPDVYEGAPTSVTAFMSVGPKAAGFAVLGRVFMIAFVSVKVDWVAILIPISILTMAVGNIVALAQTNIKRMLAYSSIAHAGYALIGIITANSEGLASMMNYLMIYTFMNIGAFAVIIMLRSEGFRGDSIYDYEGLGKTHPLAAMLMLIFMFSLTGIPPTAGFIGKLYIFMSAINAGYTWLVVVAVIFSAISAYFYLRIIMYMYMREPKTDVSLTTSFSNGVALALTAVVILVVGVFPTALVEFAKAAVKGF from the coding sequence ATGAATTTTCAGCTCCCAGACCTCACACCAATGATACCTGAACTGCTTCTGACTGCTTTTGCGCTGATCGTCATACTCATCGACCTTCTTGTCAAGAAAAAGGAGGCCATTGCGATCATCAGTATGACAGGAGTGGCGCTGATAGGACTATCACTGTTCGGCACCTCAGGCGAAACCTTCGGCACCATGTTTATCTCGGACAGCTACAGTACCTTTTTCAAGCTCATATTCTTTATCAATGTTATCCTTACGATTCTGATATCGATCAAATATATTGCGGTTGAGCGGATGAATTATGGCGAATATTACAGCCTGATCCTCTTTGCGACGATCGGCATGATGATTATGGCTTCCGCAGGAGACCTTATCGTGCTCTATCTCGGCCTTGAACTGATGGCGCTGAGCACGTATATCCTTGCCGGGTTTATCAGGCATGACGTCAAGTCAAATGAGGCGGCGTTAAAGTATTTTCTGCTCGGGGCGTTTTCATCGGCGTTCCTGCTGTACGGAATTTCTATTGTGTACGGCCTGACAGGGACAACCGACCTGAAGGCCATCGCAGGGTTTGTAACGGAAAGAGGATTGACAGACAATATGTCATTATTGCTTTCTGTCATATTCCTGGTGGTTGCGTTCGGGTTCAAGATTGCCGCTGCACCCTTTCATATGTGGGCACCTGATGTCTATGAAGGTGCGCCGACATCAGTCACTGCCTTTATGTCTGTCGGTCCAAAGGCGGCGGGGTTTGCGGTGCTTGGAAGGGTTTTCATGATAGCCTTTGTGTCGGTAAAGGTTGATTGGGTTGCAATACTCATTCCCATCTCGATCCTCACAATGGCAGTTGGCAACATCGTTGCACTTGCACAGACGAATATCAAGAGAATGCTTGCGTACTCGTCAATCGCCCATGCGGGATACGCCCTCATCGGTATCATTACAGCAAACAGCGAAGGGCTCGCCAGCATGATGAATTATCTCATGATATACACATTCATGAATATCGGTGCCTTTGCGGTTATCATCATGCTCAGGAGCGAGGGGTTCAGGGGAGACAGTATTTACGATTATGAAGGACTTGGGAAGACGCATCCCTTAGCGGCAATGCTCATGCTTATCTTCATGTTCTCCCTGACCGGGATTCCGCCGACAGCCGGGTTCATCGGCAAACTGTATATTTTCATGAGTGCGATCAACGCAGGATATACATGGCTTGTGGTTGTGGCAGTAATATTCAGCGCCATATCAGCCTACTTCTATCTGAGGATCATCATGTATATGTATATGAGGGAACCAAAGACTGACGTGAGCCTTACCACATCGTTTTCAAACGGTGTTGCCCTGGCATTGACTGCTGTGGTGATTCTTGTTGTCGGAGTATTCCCCACAGCCCTTGTTGAATTTGCCAAAGCAGCGGTAAAAGGGTTCTGA
- a CDS encoding glycine betaine ABC transporter substrate-binding protein, protein MEGNPKTLFMKKTALPILAALVVIGVLVIFSLISGDRPKPLITLYDGQWNSLKINNAIVRFIIEKGYGYPVKIVEETSTMMQASMQDGEIDLNMEMWRQNYMVWYDEEIKKGSIVNLGMTFESSPQVFIIPKWMSEQYDIKTVFDMRFSWELFKDPENPSKGLFYNCIIGWTCKEVNEVKIEAYELSKFYNTITPGSQEALKAALEHAQMNRQPIFAYYWIPTDIMADYEWHILEEPPYNDSTWKKIMEAIKDKKLRPLDQACAYPSPPIDKVAHKNLLKKAPDVVEMLRNMVIGLEPLNNTMAWKRKNEVKDFNKAAIYYLKNNKDRWKTWVTSDVYERINKALDENSG, encoded by the coding sequence ATGGAAGGTAATCCCAAAACACTTTTCATGAAAAAAACGGCACTTCCTATTCTTGCCGCATTGGTTGTCATCGGGGTTTTGGTCATCTTCTCGCTCATATCTGGCGATAGGCCAAAACCGCTTATAACACTCTATGATGGCCAGTGGAATTCACTAAAAATCAACAATGCCATCGTTAGATTCATTATTGAGAAGGGTTATGGATACCCTGTGAAAATTGTGGAAGAAACCAGCACAATGATGCAAGCTTCGATGCAAGATGGTGAGATTGATCTGAACATGGAAATGTGGAGGCAGAACTATATGGTTTGGTATGACGAGGAGATTAAGAAGGGGAGCATTGTTAACCTGGGGATGACGTTTGAGAGCAGCCCTCAGGTATTCATAATACCCAAATGGATGTCGGAACAGTATGACATCAAGACCGTGTTTGATATGAGGTTCTCTTGGGAGTTGTTTAAAGACCCTGAAAATCCCTCTAAAGGTTTGTTTTACAACTGCATTATCGGCTGGACCTGTAAAGAGGTTAACGAGGTCAAAATCGAAGCCTACGAGTTATCCAAGTTCTATAATACCATTACCCCTGGTAGCCAAGAGGCACTTAAAGCAGCTCTGGAGCATGCCCAGATGAATCGCCAGCCAATATTTGCCTATTATTGGATCCCGACCGATATAATGGCGGACTACGAGTGGCATATCCTCGAAGAGCCGCCATATAATGATTCGACCTGGAAAAAAATTATGGAGGCAATAAAGGATAAGAAATTGCGCCCTTTAGATCAGGCTTGCGCTTATCCATCTCCACCTATTGATAAGGTTGCTCATAAAAACCTGTTGAAAAAGGCTCCGGACGTAGTGGAGATGCTAAGAAATATGGTAATAGGACTTGAACCACTTAACAATACCATGGCTTGGAAAAGAAAGAATGAAGTAAAAGATTTCAACAAGGCTGCTATCTATTATCTGAAAAACAATAAAGACCGTTGGAAGACTTGGGTAACATCAGATGTGTACGAGCGGATCAATAAGGCGCTCGATGAAAACTCAGGGTAG
- a CDS encoding lysophospholipid acyltransferase family protein: MAITDKDLYTTDINRPRSFLSKLFLSPEFMFYPQWIWYVCVHSRRAATRGYSDADWIEGSLAVMRSLENVGVRFEIRGMENIRGLHGAAVFIGNHMSALETFVLPCLIRPFRPVTFVVKKSLTDTPVFKHIMRSRDPITVGRTKPREDLKAVLEEGVKKLQAGISIIIFPQSTRSVVFRPEEFNTLGVKLASRAGVPVVPFALKTSAWGIGKHLKDFGPVDRTKKVHFEFGKPLSVEGRGAAEHERILHFIQEKLKEWGKEDRKDDSK, from the coding sequence ATGGCTATTACGGACAAAGACTTATATACAACTGATATAAACCGCCCCCGTTCATTCCTCTCAAAGCTTTTTCTCAGTCCAGAATTCATGTTTTATCCGCAATGGATCTGGTACGTATGCGTGCACAGCAGGAGGGCTGCGACACGTGGATACAGTGATGCCGACTGGATTGAGGGGAGCCTGGCGGTCATGAGGTCACTCGAGAATGTCGGAGTGAGGTTCGAAATTCGCGGCATGGAGAATATCCGCGGCCTCCATGGAGCGGCAGTCTTTATCGGCAACCACATGAGCGCGCTTGAAACGTTTGTCCTGCCCTGTCTCATACGGCCCTTCAGACCGGTTACGTTTGTGGTAAAAAAGAGTTTGACAGACACCCCCGTATTCAAGCACATCATGCGATCGAGGGACCCGATTACCGTAGGCAGGACGAAACCGCGTGAAGATCTGAAAGCGGTGCTGGAAGAGGGGGTAAAGAAACTGCAGGCAGGAATATCGATAATCATTTTCCCCCAGAGCACGCGGTCAGTCGTCTTCAGGCCGGAAGAGTTCAATACGCTTGGTGTGAAACTCGCGTCGAGGGCCGGGGTCCCGGTCGTGCCGTTTGCGTTGAAGACCAGCGCCTGGGGCATCGGGAAACACCTGAAAGATTTCGGTCCTGTGGACAGAACAAAGAAGGTCCATTTCGAATTCGGAAAACCCCTGAGTGTTGAGGGACGGGGGGCTGCGGAGCATGAGAGAATACTGCATTTCATACAGGAAAAACTCAAAGAGTGGGGAAAAGAGGATCGCAAAGATGACAGCAAGTGA
- a CDS encoding RNA methyltransferase, producing MKSWKDNISFILVEPKEPGNIGASARALKNMGFRNFALVKPGEFLNDEAREMACNAADILEKASVHAKFKDAVREKNLVIGTTRRLGKSRGLIIPLQESVRRIITAARRNTVAVLFGRERTGLTNHEVAQCGFLVTIPSDPESPSLNLAQSVLLVAYELSRGTYAAASPAFMTQKEVGPLYARIESTLRLLEFVPRGDTDLEKKIMKNLRHLIGRAGLTEWELKMLQGLCSQVERKIKGRTSGKSL from the coding sequence ATGAAATCCTGGAAAGACAATATTTCCTTTATCCTGGTGGAGCCAAAGGAACCCGGCAATATCGGCGCCTCAGCACGGGCACTCAAGAACATGGGGTTCAGGAATTTCGCACTGGTAAAGCCCGGTGAATTCCTGAATGATGAGGCAAGGGAGATGGCGTGCAATGCGGCTGATATCCTTGAAAAGGCGTCAGTCCATGCAAAATTCAAAGATGCAGTAAGGGAAAAGAATCTCGTCATCGGAACGACGAGACGACTCGGGAAAAGCAGGGGGCTTATCATCCCGCTGCAGGAGAGCGTCAGGAGGATAATCACCGCAGCCCGCAGGAATACGGTTGCGGTGTTATTCGGAAGGGAACGGACCGGTTTGACGAACCACGAAGTTGCGCAATGCGGATTTCTGGTCACCATCCCTTCAGACCCGGAGTCGCCCTCACTGAACCTTGCACAGAGCGTCCTGCTGGTTGCCTATGAACTGAGCCGGGGAACCTATGCTGCTGCGTCGCCTGCATTCATGACACAAAAAGAGGTTGGTCCGCTGTATGCACGGATCGAATCGACCCTCAGGCTGCTCGAATTCGTTCCGAGAGGAGATACCGATCTCGAAAAGAAGATCATGAAGAACCTCAGGCACCTCATCGGCAGGGCGGGTCTGACAGAGTGGGAGCTGAAAATGCTGCAGGGATTGTGCTCGCAGGTGGAGAGAAAGATAAAAGGGAGAACTTCCGGAAAGTCCCTTTAA